A stretch of Myxococcus hansupus DNA encodes these proteins:
- a CDS encoding peptidylprolyl isomerase, which produces MASYKGGAITAEEVLRESQRLPPTLRARFEQGTGREEFIRAMVDKRLLALEAERQGFTQDPEIRRQVRELEERLTIQALLAREEKSAGAPTDEEARVHYQAHIERFAQPERLRIARILVEVPPGSPHTAWTQAQQRAEALRRRVVTGEPVAKVAESGDGPERSRGGELGLLARGEFGSAALEKAALALTRPGEATPVIEQPAGAVVLVLLERLAPRVPPFEEVREAVLGQMAPMLQRRAFEQVLARLRKEASIELSSAGAPAGASADVDTVAQH; this is translated from the coding sequence GTGGCGAGCTACAAGGGTGGAGCCATCACGGCGGAAGAGGTTCTCCGCGAGAGCCAACGGCTGCCTCCCACCTTGAGGGCGCGCTTCGAGCAAGGAACAGGGCGGGAGGAGTTCATCCGCGCCATGGTCGACAAGCGCCTCCTCGCGCTGGAGGCCGAGCGGCAGGGATTCACGCAAGATCCCGAAATCCGCCGCCAAGTCCGAGAGCTGGAGGAGCGGCTGACCATCCAGGCGCTGCTGGCCCGGGAAGAGAAGTCAGCGGGCGCGCCAACGGACGAAGAGGCGCGCGTCCACTACCAGGCCCATATCGAGCGCTTCGCCCAACCCGAGCGGCTTCGAATCGCTCGGATCCTGGTCGAGGTTCCGCCGGGCAGCCCGCACACCGCGTGGACCCAGGCGCAGCAACGCGCGGAGGCCTTGCGCCGCCGGGTCGTCACCGGAGAACCCGTGGCGAAGGTGGCGGAGTCCGGAGACGGGCCGGAGCGCAGTCGGGGCGGCGAGCTGGGTCTGCTGGCGCGCGGAGAGTTCGGCAGCGCGGCCCTGGAAAAAGCGGCTCTGGCGCTGACCCGGCCCGGAGAAGCGACGCCCGTCATCGAACAGCCAGCGGGGGCTGTCGTCCTCGTGCTGCTGGAGCGGTTGGCGCCCAGGGTGCCTCCTTTCGAGGAGGTCCGGGAGGCCGTCCTGGGGCAGATGGCACCCATGCTTCAGCGACGCGCGTTCGAGCAGGTGTTGGCGCGGTTGCGCAAAGAGGCCTCGATCGAACTCTCGTCAGCGGGTGCCCCGGCAGGGGCGTCAGCGGACGTCGATACGGTGGCGCAGCACTGA